In one window of Lampris incognitus isolate fLamInc1 chromosome 3, fLamInc1.hap2, whole genome shotgun sequence DNA:
- the faslg gene encoding tumor necrosis factor ligand superfamily member 6: MSYDQSYPFPQVFLVDSSGGPQHSVQTPHLIPCWSSPPAQGRVRSRGKDQGCMGIRYGLLTVLLFLLLLVFAALGLGAHQIYKLHIEVAKIKQKIHEENEFNEGMSVPRDSPEKQIGFQRSEMDEEKKDSRHAAHVIGPTQDVHRNGLRWEPRAGRAFTEGEVVYRAEDGSLQVNHTGLYHIYSRVELHLKECSASNPIFHSVYVRRVGHHAPLTLMEGNRVSPCITRKGQVWTSDSYLGSALQLHKQDRVYVNVSHPGYLSHEHYANFFGLYKI; the protein is encoded by the exons ATGAGCTATGACCAGAGCTATCCGTTTCCACAAGTTTTTTTGGTGGACAGCAGTGGAGGTCCTCAGCACTCTGTCCAGACTCCGCATCTGATACCCTGTTGGTCCTCACCCCCTGCCCAGGGAAGAGTAAGGAGCCGGGGAAAGGATCAGGGCTGTATGGGCATCAGATATGGTCTGTTGACGGTTCTTCTGTTCCTGTTACTGCTGGTGTTTGCAGCCCTGGGGCTTGGAGCCCACCAGATTTACAAATTGCATATTGAAGTGGCTAAAATAAAACAG AAAATCCACGAAGAGAATGAGTTTAATGAGGGAATGAGTGTGCCCAGAGACTCGCCAGAGAAGCAAATTG GTTTCCAACGATCTGAgatggatgaagaaaaaaaagacagcagACATGCAGCACATGTCATAG GCCCAACTCAAGATGTACACCGTAATGGTCTGCGGTGGGAGCCACGGGCAGGCCGTGCTTTCACAGAGGGCGAAGTGGTTTACCGGGCTGAGGATGGGTCTCTGCAGGTCAACCATACAGGACTCTACCACATTTATTCACGAGTGGAGCTCCACTTGAAGGAATGTTCCGCTTCAAACCCAATTTTCCATTCTGTGTATGTGAGAAGAGTTGGCCATCATGCACCCTTGACCCTGATGGAGGGCAACAGAGTTTCCCCCTGCATCACTAGAAAGGGCCAAGTGTGGACATCAGATAGTTATCTTGGCTCTGCGCTTCAGCTACACAAACAGGACAGAGTATATGTGAACGTGTCACATCCCGGATATTTAAGCCACGAACACTATGCCAACTTCTTTGGTCTCTACAAGATCTAG